GTACGGCATTACGCCCGGAAACAGACAAGGAGAAATTCCCGTTCTTGTCCGATGTGGTGCCCCCTTGTGCCCCCTTTTCCGAAATGCTGGCGCCGTCCAGTGGCCCACCCGCGTCCACGACACTACCCTTAACCGTTATCCTTCCCGCCGGTGCCTCCTGTCCATACGAGGGGCCGACCAGCAGCAGGAAGAAGGCCGTAAGCAGGTGCAGCCTTAGAAGTAATTTGAAAAACGTAATCATGTTATGCTCGAATTTGATGAAGCGAAAAGGACGGCAGGGGCAATAAGGAACCGCACATGGACCTATGTTCATGCAAAAGGATTCCCTCGCGGGCTTTCGCCCACTTTGCCGGGGAGTAGATCAAGGTATGGATGGATTACAGTAACACCGGCTTCTCTTTTCCGTCGTAAGCCGCAAGTTCAGGACTGCCGGGGGTTAGTTCCGTTATTATATAGTCTATGTTTTCGATGTCCGTAATTTTCAACTTGCGCACCGTTCCGAATTTCTCGGCTATGCTCACCAGTGCGACTTTCTTGGCCGAACGGATCATCGCCTTGTTTACCTGGACGACCTCCCAATCCGAATCCGTTATCCCGTCTTCGACCGATATGCCGTTGGCGCCGATGACGCATAGGTCCGGCTTGATGTTCGAGAGTTCATTGATGACGCTGGCCCCGGTATGAATATTGGAGTTCTTGGCCAACCGGCCGCCGATAACGATGACCTCCAATTTCTCGTGATACGCCAGGGTGAGCGCGACTTGTGGACTTACAGTGAAAACGGTCGCCTCCAGGTCGTCCGGGATCCGTTTCGCGATTTCCATGATCGTCGTCCCCCCCTCCATAAGGATGAGCATGCCGTTGCGGAAAAGCCGCAACGTTTTGTCGGCGATGACCTGTTTCGCTTCCAGGGCATAGACCTGGGTCTCCCCGTTGAAGGGATAGTGAAAGGTCCGGCCCATGGCTCCGCCATATACCTTGACAATCAGACCCTGGTCGGCCAATTCATTCAAGTCTCTTCTTATAGTATCTTCACTTACAATAAGTTGGTCTCTTAAATCTGTCGAAAGCACCTTATTATGAAGATTGATCTCCTTTAAAATGAACTTATGTCTTTCTTCTTTTAGCACCGTTCGTGATTTTTATTTTCTTCAACCAAAGTTAGGAAGAAATTGCGGCTCTTTGCGTAACTTCATCTTCAAATCCAGAAAAGAAACGCAAACTTAACATTGAACCATGCAAAAGATCACCGAGCAAACACCGGTTCACAGACACCTTGAAAAGAAAAGCATCCACGAAATTACCTGGTTGATCAATAGAGAAAATGCCGCCGTGGCAGGCGCCATCGAAACAGCGCTGCCGCAGCTCAACCTGCTCATAGAGGCCATTGTTCGCAAGATGGAAGATGGCGGAAGGATGTTTTACCTGGGCGCGGGGAGCGGAGGGAGGTTAGCGGTTTTGGATGCCATCGAGCTCCCTACCACTTACGGCATCCCTAAAGGAAAAGTTCTCCCTATCCTTGCCGGAGGCATGGACAGGCTCATCGAGGCGCGGGAGGAAATGGAAGACGATGTACAGGAAGGATGGAGCCAGTTAACCTGCGAGCATGTATCGGGCAAAGATATTGTCGTAGGGATATCCGCCAGCGGAACGACCCCCTTCGTCCTCGGCGGCCTGGAGGCCTGCCGCAAAAATGGCATTACCACCGGGTGTATCGTCAGCAACCCTGGGTCGCCGATTGCCGCCGCTGTCGATTGGCCCGTGGAAGCGATCACCGGTCCGGAGTTCATCGCGGGAAGTACGAGGATGAAATGCGGCACGGCGCAAAAAATGCTCCTGGACATGATCAGCACCACCGTAATGATCAAGTTGGGGCGGGTGGAAGACAACCGCATGGTCAACGTCCAGCTTATTAATGATAAGATAACAGACCGCGCGGTCAGGATGCTTATGGAGATGGCTCCGCTAGACAACTACGATGCGGCAAAGAGACTCCTGCTCCAACACGGAAGTGTACGGAGCGCGATAGATAGTTTGAAATGACATATTTTTACTTATGCAATCTCAACGCAACAGGTCTATCCTGATCCTGGGTCTGCTGTTCTTTATATTCGGATTCATCACCTGGCTGGGTTCCGTCCTCATACCCTACCTCCGGATCGCCTGCCAGCTGAATAATTTTGCCTCCTATCTTGTCGCATTTTCTTTTTATATAGCGTATATGCTGATGGCATTACCAGCCGCAGGCGTTCTTCGGATGACCGGCTACCGGCGGGGGATGGCTCTGGGCCTGCTGATCATGGCCGTTGGCAGTTGTCTTTTTATCCCCGCCGCTTTTTTGCGGTCCTACCCTTTGTTTCTGACGGGTCTTTTTATACAAGGTTCGGGACTCGCCTTGCTCCAGACCGCATCCAACCCTTACGTAGCCATCATCGGCCCGTTGGAAACCGCTGCCAGGCGTATCGGGATCATGGGCGTATGCAACGGAATAGCAGGCGTCGTGGCGCCCCTGATCCTGGGTGCAGTGGTCCTCAAGGATGCCGACTCCCTGAAGGTCGCCATCGCCCGTTCGTCGCCGGCAGTTCGAACACAGTTGTTGCAGCACTTGGCAAACCGCGTAGTGATGCCCTATGGGCTGATTCTTTTAGCGTTGTTGGCGATTTCACTGCTGGTGTATTTTTCACGGTTGCCGGAGCCCGGGGTTGGCCCTTCTGACGAGCCTGCGGAAGGGGTCATTTCCGAAAGGGCCAGCATATTCCAGTACCCGTATTTATTGCTTGGGGCTTTTACACTATTCTTATATGTGGGCGTGGAGGTGATCTCCGGCGACACCATTATCAGTTATGGCTCTTCGCAAGGCATTCCTCTGGCCTCAGCCCGTTTTTTCACGAGCGCGACGCTGTCCTGTATGCTGCTGGGTTATCTCCTAGGCATAGTCCTAATACCGAAATACCTTTCTCAAACAAGCGTGTTAAAGTTTTCGGGACTGCTGGGCATCGCCCTTGTATGCCTGGCGCTCTCCACCCGAGGTTACCTGTCCGTGGCCTTTATCGCGCTGTTGGGCCTCGCCAATGCCATGGTCTGGCCTTCCATCTGGCCGCTGGCTATACGCGGACTCGGGAAATTCACGCCTTTGGGTGCGTCCCTGCTGATCGTCGCCGTGGGGGGCGGCGCGTTCCTGCCGCTTGCTTACGGCCGGCTTGCCGACGTCGTTTCTCCGCACCTGGCGTACCTGCTGCTCCTTCCCTGTTATGCGTGCATCTGGTATTATGCAACGGCAGGCCATAAAATCGGATTGGCTATATGATGCTCATTGCAGACAGCGGCTCCACAAAAACCAATTGGAGCATCATCGGGGAAGACGGAATCCCCCGGTTCTTCGACACAGAGGGCTATAACCCGTATTTTCAGAATAGTAAAGCGATTGCCTCCTCGCTTTCCGGCAGCCTGCCGGCGGACTTGGATAGGCGTGCTGTGGGCGGCATCCATTTTTACGGCGCGGGTTGTTTCGAAGACAAAGCAGACATCGTTGCCGCCGCGCTTCGTGAACTTTTTCCTGCGGCGAAAATCTTCGTGGGCCTCGACCTTTTCGGCTCCGCGAGAGCCCTGCTCGGTAATGGCCCGGGCTTCATAGCCATCCTTGGAACGGGAGCCAATACCGGCCTTTACGACGGGACCCGAATAACCGCCAACATCGATTCACTGGGTTACCTGCTCGGCGATGAAGGTAGCGGCTATTATATAGGAAAGAAATTGCTCGGCGACTTTATCCGCGGTTATATGCCTGCGCCGGTGGCCGGGGAACTCGCCTCCACCTATAGCGTCACGCGCGAGTCCATCATGACAAGACTCTACAGCGGCCCTTCGCCCAATCGTTATTGTGCCGGCTTCGTTCCCTTTCTCGAAAATAGCCAGGCCGATGTGGACTACACCCGGGGCCTTGTCGCCTCTGCCTTCGCGGATTTCTTCAAATGCCTCGTGTGTAAATATGCCGATTATAAACGCTATAGCTTCAACTGCACCGGCTCGGTAGCCTATGCCTTTCGCGATATCCTGGCGGATACTGCGGCGCGTTATCAGATGCCGTGGGGGACTGTGCTCAAAGCCCCCATACAGGGGCTTGTAGGCTACCATGGGGGGCTTTACATCAAACTTTTTTAATGAGTCTGTGATCACCTAGACATAATCACTCGTAATAGAGGTCTTATACCCATAACTTTTTTGCAGTTCATATATCAGTTCATTGTGGTGTGCTTCCGTTGTTTCAACCGTAATGGAATTTTGGGAAGAGCTGACCAGCCGTCCGTGGAATCTTTCGCACAAGGCGACAATCTCTCTGCCTTCATGGGCCATCCAGCCACGGTTCTCCTCATCTTCTTCTTCCTCAATAGTAACTTGGACCCTAGCCGTGCCATCCAGTCGGTAGTTATGACGGACGGAATTAGGCAGGTCAATATAACCGCCGCTGGTTCTACCCACATGTTCGGTGCCTAGCGGATTAGAGGGAGTAACAGTATAGCCGATGGATGTAGCCATCTGGTCAAGGTTCATGCCGACCCTTACGCCTGTAGGTGTGAAAACTCCCGGTGTTGACTTGTCATAAATAGTGCTATTCCGGTAGGGGAAGTTGCCTTCTGAAATGCGAAGGGATCCGCCAGGTCGGAGTTTCTTTTTTGCGCTGGACATAGTGCCTGTCATAAGCCCGGTGTTGGATGCCAATGCCTTTTGATCCTTTACAGTCGTTCCGCCGTAATCACCTGTATGCGGAAACTCAAAATGCACTTCGTCATATTCGGTATCCGACATGGTGTCCGGATTAGTGGCATCCACCTTATCCTTTACCTGCACTCCCATGTGTTCCAGTTGTTGCCTGTTTGCATTGTAATTCGTCCCATATTTCCCTCCTGCTTGTTGCGCCGAATCGTAGGTAGTAACCGTCATTTTGGGATGACGGCCCTGGGAAACTTCGCCAGAATAAAAACTCGACGGCCTGCTTAAGTCACCGGAGCCGAGGTAATATCGGCTGGGAACGCGCTCTGATGTCCATTCACCGTTGTAAATATTATGCTGTGTGGCACTTACAAGCTGGTAGCCAGTGGGAGGCGCTTCATGGTCTTCATCGTTAACATAGAGTTTTTTGCTATG
This sequence is a window from Dinghuibacter silviterrae. Protein-coding genes within it:
- a CDS encoding Rossmann-like fold-containing protein; protein product: MPHNFSSAWSGAIASRAVANNSSKGKSMPAVRPLQLMPNSREVVQLVKMYNHSKKLYVNDEDHEAPPTGYQLVSATQHNIYNGEWTSERVPSRYYLGSGDLSRPSSFYSGEVSQGRHPKMTVTTYDSAQQAGGKYGTNYNANRQQLEHMGVQVKDKVDATNPDTMSDTEYDEVHFEFPHTGDYGGTTVKDQKALASNTGLMTGTMSSAKKKLRPGGSLRISEGNFPYRNSTIYDKSTPGVFTPTGVRVGMNLDQMATSIGYTVTPSNPLGTEHVGRTSGGYIDLPNSVRHNYRLDGTARVQVTIEEEEDEENRGWMAHEGREIVALCERFHGRLVSSSQNSITVETTEAHHNELIYELQKSYGYKTSITSDYV
- a CDS encoding N-acetylglucosamine kinase codes for the protein MMLIADSGSTKTNWSIIGEDGIPRFFDTEGYNPYFQNSKAIASSLSGSLPADLDRRAVGGIHFYGAGCFEDKADIVAAALRELFPAAKIFVGLDLFGSARALLGNGPGFIAILGTGANTGLYDGTRITANIDSLGYLLGDEGSGYYIGKKLLGDFIRGYMPAPVAGELASTYSVTRESIMTRLYSGPSPNRYCAGFVPFLENSQADVDYTRGLVASAFADFFKCLVCKYADYKRYSFNCTGSVAYAFRDILADTAARYQMPWGTVLKAPIQGLVGYHGGLYIKLF
- a CDS encoding N-acetylmuramic acid 6-phosphate etherase, whose amino-acid sequence is MQKITEQTPVHRHLEKKSIHEITWLINRENAAVAGAIETALPQLNLLIEAIVRKMEDGGRMFYLGAGSGGRLAVLDAIELPTTYGIPKGKVLPILAGGMDRLIEAREEMEDDVQEGWSQLTCEHVSGKDIVVGISASGTTPFVLGGLEACRKNGITTGCIVSNPGSPIAAAVDWPVEAITGPEFIAGSTRMKCGTAQKMLLDMISTTVMIKLGRVEDNRMVNVQLINDKITDRAVRMLMEMAPLDNYDAAKRLLLQHGSVRSAIDSLK
- a CDS encoding DeoR/GlpR family DNA-binding transcription regulator → MLKEERHKFILKEINLHNKVLSTDLRDQLIVSEDTIRRDLNELADQGLIVKVYGGAMGRTFHYPFNGETQVYALEAKQVIADKTLRLFRNGMLILMEGGTTIMEIAKRIPDDLEATVFTVSPQVALTLAYHEKLEVIVIGGRLAKNSNIHTGASVINELSNIKPDLCVIGANGISVEDGITDSDWEVVQVNKAMIRSAKKVALVSIAEKFGTVRKLKITDIENIDYIITELTPGSPELAAYDGKEKPVLL
- a CDS encoding sugar MFS transporter; this translates as MQSQRNRSILILGLLFFIFGFITWLGSVLIPYLRIACQLNNFASYLVAFSFYIAYMLMALPAAGVLRMTGYRRGMALGLLIMAVGSCLFIPAAFLRSYPLFLTGLFIQGSGLALLQTASNPYVAIIGPLETAARRIGIMGVCNGIAGVVAPLILGAVVLKDADSLKVAIARSSPAVRTQLLQHLANRVVMPYGLILLALLAISLLVYFSRLPEPGVGPSDEPAEGVISERASIFQYPYLLLGAFTLFLYVGVEVISGDTIISYGSSQGIPLASARFFTSATLSCMLLGYLLGIVLIPKYLSQTSVLKFSGLLGIALVCLALSTRGYLSVAFIALLGLANAMVWPSIWPLAIRGLGKFTPLGASLLIVAVGGGAFLPLAYGRLADVVSPHLAYLLLLPCYACIWYYATAGHKIGLAI